A window of the Haloarcula litorea genome harbors these coding sequences:
- a CDS encoding ribbon-helix-helix protein, CopG family, whose product MSTRYTVTCDDDQARAIAVLARRYGISEEAVIKQLIDRGLDDVEEQRV is encoded by the coding sequence ATGTCGACCCGGTACACGGTCACGTGTGACGACGACCAGGCCCGGGCGATCGCGGTGCTGGCGCGCCGCTACGGCATCAGCGAGGAGGCAGTCATCAAACAGCTCATCGACCGCGGACTGGACGACGTCGAGGAACAGCGGGTCTGA
- a CDS encoding NOB1 family endonuclease — protein sequence MYVLDSSAFINEYHTEEQIATIPLVREELEDEAAYRFDALEGSGMHLHIPEEETVERIERAARETGDLDELSETDVRLVAAAFELDGHLVTDDYAMQNVAEKLDVAVEVIDRDGITEQRDWLFQCAGCGREFEENHDRCPVCGSSLSRKNPA from the coding sequence ATGTACGTTCTCGACTCGTCGGCGTTCATCAACGAGTACCACACGGAGGAGCAGATCGCGACCATCCCGCTGGTCCGCGAGGAACTGGAAGACGAGGCCGCGTACCGATTCGACGCGCTGGAGGGGTCGGGGATGCACCTCCACATCCCGGAGGAGGAGACCGTCGAGCGCATCGAGCGCGCCGCCCGCGAGACGGGCGACCTCGACGAACTCTCGGAGACGGACGTCCGCCTGGTGGCGGCGGCGTTCGAACTCGACGGGCACCTCGTCACCGACGACTACGCGATGCAGAACGTCGCGGAGAAGCTCGACGTCGCCGTCGAGGTCATCGACCGCGACGGGATCACCGAGCAGCGGGACTGGCTGTTCCAGTGTGCGGGCTGTGGCCGGGAGTTCGAGGAGAACCACGACCGCTGTCCGGTCTGTGGCAGTTCGCTCTCGCGGAAGAACCCCGCCTGA
- a CDS encoding PRC-barrel domain-containing protein, with protein sequence MPEILAENLSGKDVMGSDGKELGSLYNITMDLSSGALNHLVIEPADSLHTTDFEYSEEGHLLVPVEQVTAVKDHMIVDR encoded by the coding sequence ATGCCCGAGATACTCGCCGAGAACCTCTCCGGAAAGGACGTGATGGGGAGCGACGGGAAGGAACTGGGTAGCCTCTACAACATCACGATGGACCTCTCCTCGGGGGCGCTGAACCATCTGGTCATCGAGCCCGCCGACTCCCTGCACACCACGGACTTCGAGTACAGCGAGGAGGGCCACCTGCTCGTCCCCGTCGAACAGGTGACGGCAGTCAAGGACCACATGATCGTCGACCGGTAG
- a CDS encoding plastocyanin/azurin family copper-binding protein yields the protein MTDSRRQFLAAVGAGVTGLLAGCGGGDGGGGTATDAPTDTPTPTDTATETPTTTATETSTATATATDTETPTATATATPAGDPDQRVAVAPDGFVFEPETFEIAVGDTVQWVWEGGGHNVEPTATPSGSDWRGTPGDDTYPEGYTHSHTFAVAGEYEYHCVPHQSLGMDGSFAVTE from the coding sequence ATGACGGACTCTCGACGGCAGTTCCTCGCGGCAGTCGGTGCCGGCGTGACGGGCCTGTTAGCCGGGTGCGGCGGGGGCGACGGTGGGGGCGGGACGGCCACCGACGCGCCGACGGACACCCCGACACCGACCGACACCGCGACGGAGACGCCGACCACCACCGCGACGGAGACGTCGACCGCCACCGCGACGGCGACCGATACCGAGACGCCGACCGCCACCGCGACGGCGACGCCCGCCGGCGACCCGGACCAGCGGGTGGCAGTCGCGCCGGACGGCTTCGTCTTCGAGCCCGAGACGTTCGAGATCGCGGTCGGCGACACCGTCCAGTGGGTGTGGGAGGGCGGCGGACACAACGTCGAGCCGACGGCGACGCCGTCGGGCAGCGACTGGCGGGGGACCCCCGGCGACGACACGTACCCCGAAGGGTACACCCACTCGCACACCTTCGCGGTCGCGGGCGAGTACGAGTACCACTGTGTCCCCCACCAGAGCCTCGGGATGGACGGGTCGTTCGCCGTCACCGAGTGA
- the infB gene encoding translation initiation factor IF-2 has translation MSDTDATTETDHSLRTPIVAVLGHVDHGKTSLLDRIRGSAVTAGESGAITQHIGATAVPLEVISEIAGELVDPTDFDLPGLLFIDTPGHHSFSTLRARGGALADIAVLVVDVNDGFQPQTLEAIDILKRTQTPFIVAANKIDTVPGWNPNENQPVQRTMDAQSDRVRSDLDEKLYEIIGQLSDNGFSADMYWRVQNFQANIGVVPVSAETGEGVPDLLTVMMGLSQRYMKEEMEIDTTGPGVGTVLEVKDTQGFGTTLDAIVYDGCIRPDDTIVVGGMQGPIVTDVRALLRPRPLEEIRTEQEFEQVDEVAAADGVKIAAPDLDDAMAGAPIRVVRGQDVEAVEEAVREELAEISVTTEEEGVVVKADTLGSLEAISNTLEEEEIPIVRAEVGAVAPRDVRVADTANEPTNRAILAFSVEVLDDARDLADQEDVKLFEDDVIYQLVDEYDEHVTSIEEAQQEQILDNITRPAKFRVLPDHTFRQSDPAVVGIEVLSGELRRNVNVVKWNGDEPDRVGQLKSLQDEGEDVDAARTGERLAASIDGPTVGRQIREGDDLWVEIPEKHAKILEQELKEDISVDEREALSMYLEKHRNRDPFWGK, from the coding sequence ATGTCTGACACCGACGCCACCACAGAGACCGACCACAGCCTCCGGACGCCCATCGTCGCGGTGCTCGGCCACGTCGACCACGGGAAGACCAGCCTGCTGGACCGCATCCGCGGGTCGGCCGTCACGGCCGGCGAGTCCGGCGCGATCACCCAGCACATCGGCGCGACGGCGGTGCCGCTGGAGGTCATCTCCGAGATCGCGGGCGAGCTCGTCGACCCGACGGACTTCGACCTGCCGGGCCTGCTCTTTATCGACACGCCCGGCCACCACTCGTTCTCGACGCTGCGGGCTCGCGGGGGCGCGCTGGCCGACATCGCCGTCCTCGTCGTCGACGTCAACGACGGCTTCCAGCCCCAGACCCTGGAGGCCATCGACATCCTCAAGCGGACCCAGACGCCCTTTATCGTCGCCGCGAACAAGATCGACACCGTCCCGGGCTGGAACCCCAACGAGAACCAGCCCGTCCAGCGGACGATGGACGCCCAGTCCGACCGGGTGCGGTCGGACCTCGACGAGAAGCTCTACGAGATCATCGGCCAGCTCTCGGACAACGGGTTCTCGGCGGACATGTACTGGCGCGTCCAGAACTTCCAGGCCAACATCGGCGTCGTCCCCGTCTCCGCGGAGACCGGCGAGGGCGTCCCGGACCTGCTGACGGTGATGATGGGCCTCTCCCAGCGGTACATGAAAGAGGAGATGGAGATCGACACCACCGGCCCCGGCGTCGGCACCGTCCTCGAGGTCAAGGACACGCAGGGCTTCGGGACGACGCTCGACGCCATCGTCTACGACGGCTGCATCCGCCCGGACGACACCATCGTCGTCGGGGGAATGCAGGGTCCCATCGTCACCGACGTCCGCGCGCTGCTGCGGCCCCGACCCCTGGAGGAGATCCGCACCGAACAGGAGTTCGAACAGGTCGACGAGGTGGCGGCCGCCGACGGCGTGAAGATCGCCGCGCCCGACCTCGACGACGCGATGGCCGGCGCGCCCATCCGGGTGGTCCGCGGCCAGGACGTCGAGGCGGTCGAGGAGGCGGTCCGCGAGGAGCTGGCGGAGATCTCCGTCACGACGGAGGAAGAGGGCGTCGTCGTCAAGGCCGACACGCTGGGCTCGCTGGAGGCCATCTCCAACACGCTCGAGGAGGAGGAGATCCCCATCGTGCGCGCCGAGGTCGGTGCCGTCGCGCCGCGGGACGTCCGGGTCGCCGACACGGCCAACGAGCCGACCAACCGCGCGATCCTCGCGTTCTCCGTCGAGGTGCTCGACGACGCGCGCGACCTCGCCGACCAGGAGGACGTGAAGCTGTTCGAGGACGACGTCATCTACCAGCTCGTCGACGAGTACGACGAGCACGTCACGTCCATCGAGGAGGCCCAGCAGGAGCAGATCCTCGACAACATCACGCGCCCGGCGAAGTTCCGCGTCCTCCCGGACCACACGTTCCGTCAGTCCGACCCCGCCGTCGTCGGCATCGAGGTGCTGTCGGGCGAACTCCGGCGCAACGTCAACGTCGTCAAGTGGAACGGCGACGAACCCGACCGGGTCGGCCAGCTCAAGAGCCTCCAGGACGAGGGCGAGGACGTCGACGCGGCCCGGACCGGCGAGCGGCTGGCGGCCTCGATCGACGGGCCGACCGTCGGCCGGCAGATCCGGGAGGGCGACGACCTCTGGGTGGAGATCCCGGAGAAACACGCGAAGATCCTGGAGCAGGAACTGAAGGAAGACATCTCCGTCGACGAGCGCGAG